A single window of Stigmatopora nigra isolate UIUO_SnigA chromosome 22, RoL_Snig_1.1, whole genome shotgun sequence DNA harbors:
- the LOC144215320 gene encoding rabphilin-3A-like isoform X2, whose translation MQARGNWTMQPGPAPGSAPELTDEEKEIINGVIARAEKMEAMEQERIGRLINRLDDMKKTVCGDGLSRCVLCGEQLGTPGVSSVVCEDCKKNMCTKCGTQCGSKPRAVWLCKICREQREVWKRSGAWFFKGFPKQFLPAPMTLSKTKDQESSKPREQTTLQQKPGQSQNPPPTNQVSGAELKGRAGYPPVAPKPSVPRAATGHASLDEGDQGSPMVMKRMVPVQSSRPQPVVAPSMTPQGQPGREGAAYSSGAVPPEPRAPPAIQEDRRQPAVYSAPPARHQAPPAAEEEEANDYDSDEATTLGSLEFSLMYDQESNSLHCSILKAKGLKPMDSNGLADPYVKLHLLPGASKSTKLRTKTLRNTRNPAWNETLTYHGLTDDDMQRKTLRLSVCDEDKFGHNEFIGETRVALKKLKLNQKKNFNVCLERVVPTKRTATAGGARGIALYEDESAKDGGEAEERGRILISLMYSTQLNRLLVGVVRCVHLAAMDANGYSDPYVKIILKPDMGKKGKCKTQIKKRTLNPEFNEEFSFDIKHGELAKKTLDVSVWDYDIGKSNDYIGGCQLGITAKGERLKHWYECLKNKDKKIERWHTLLNENHTASD comes from the exons ATGCAAGCCAG GGGCAACTGGACCATGCAGCCAGGCCCCGCCCCTGGATCTGCTCCAGAACTGActgatgaagaaaaagaaatcataaaTGGCGTGATTGCACGAGCGGAGAAAATGGAGGCCATGGAGCAAGAAAGGATTGG GCGCTTGATAAACCGCTTGGATGACATGAAGAAGACGGTGTGTGGGGATGGGCTGTCTCGCTGCGTCCTTTGTGGGGAACAGCTGGGAACACCTGGGGTCAGCTCAGTGGTGTGTGAGGACTGCAAAAAG AACATGTGTACCAAATGTGGTACTCAGTGCGGCAGCAAGCCCCGTGCCGTGTGGCTTTGCAAGATCTGTAGAGAACAACGTGAG GTATGGAAGAGGTCCGGTGCCTGGTTCTTTAAAGGATTCCCCAAACAATTCCTTCCTGCACCCATGACATTATCCAAAACGAAAGACCAAGAGTCCTCTAAACCCCGGGAGCAGACAACTCTGCAACAAAAACCCG GTCAAAGTCAGAATCCTCCACCGACCAACCAGGTTTCAG GAGCAGAACTGAAGGGCCGCGCTGGTTACCCACCTGTGGCCCCTAAACCATCAGTTCCTCGTGCGGCCACGGGCCACGCTAGCCTCGATGAGGGGGACCAGGGAAGCCCAATGGTAATGAAGAGAATGGTGCCTGTTCAAAGCTCCAGACCGCAGCCCGTTGTGGCGCCCTCCATGACTCCGCAGG gtcagcCGGGACGCGAAGGAGCTGCTTACTCTTCTGGCGCAGTCCCTCCAGAGCCGAGAGCACCTCCTGCTATACAAGAGGACAGAAGGCAGCCCGCTGTTTACAGTGCTCCTCCTGCCCGACATCAAGCTCCCCCTGCagcggaagaggaggaggccaATGACTATGACTCTGATGAAGCGA CCACTCTGGGCTCTCTAGAATTCAGTTTGATGTATGACCAGGAAAGCAACAGCCTTCATTGTAGCATTCTGAAAGCAAAG GGCTTGAAACCAATGGATTCTAATGGATTGGCAGATCCGTATGTGAAGCTTCATCTGCTTCCAGGGGCTAGCAAG TCAACAAAGTTGCGCACAAAGACCTTGAGAAACACCCGCAACCCAGCATGGAACGAGACTCTCACCTATCACGGTCTGACAGATGATGACATGCAACGGAAGACCCTCAG GCTGTCTGTTTGTGATGAGGACAAGTTTGGGCACAACGAGTTCATTGGAGAGACTCGAGTGGCACTGAAGAAGCTGAAATTGAACCAGAAGAAAAATTTTAACGTCTGTCTAGAGAGAGTTGTTCCG aCCAAGAGAACAGCAACAGCTGGTGGAGCTCGGGGAATTGCTCTCTATGAAGATGAG TCAGCAAAAGATGGCGGTGAAGCAGAGGAACGTGGTCGTATTCTTATCTCCCTCATGTACAGCACGCAGCTGAACCGCCTCCTTGTAGGTGTGGTACGTTGTGTTCATTTAGCTGCTATGGATGCCAATGGATATTCTGACCCGTATGTCAAAAT AATTCTGAAACCTGACATGGGGAAGAAGGGAAAGTGCAAAACTCAGATCAAGAAGAGGACACTAAACCCAGAATTTAATGAG GAATTCagctttgatattaaacacggTGAACTGGCTAAGAAGACTTTAGATGTTTCGGTGTGGGACTATGATATTGGGAAGTCTAATGACTATATtg GGGGCTGCCAGCTTGGCATCACCGCCAAAGGAGAGAGGCTAAAACACTGGTATGAGTGTTTGAAGAACAAAGACAAGAAGATCGAGCGCTGGCACACCTTGTTGAATGAGAATCACACCGCCAGTGATTAA
- the LOC144215320 gene encoding rabphilin-3A-like isoform X1, giving the protein MQASVKDQGNWTMQPGPAPGSAPELTDEEKEIINGVIARAEKMEAMEQERIGRLINRLDDMKKTVCGDGLSRCVLCGEQLGTPGVSSVVCEDCKKNMCTKCGTQCGSKPRAVWLCKICREQREVWKRSGAWFFKGFPKQFLPAPMTLSKTKDQESSKPREQTTLQQKPGQSQNPPPTNQVSGAELKGRAGYPPVAPKPSVPRAATGHASLDEGDQGSPMVMKRMVPVQSSRPQPVVAPSMTPQGQPGREGAAYSSGAVPPEPRAPPAIQEDRRQPAVYSAPPARHQAPPAAEEEEANDYDSDEATTLGSLEFSLMYDQESNSLHCSILKAKGLKPMDSNGLADPYVKLHLLPGASKSTKLRTKTLRNTRNPAWNETLTYHGLTDDDMQRKTLRLSVCDEDKFGHNEFIGETRVALKKLKLNQKKNFNVCLERVVPTKRTATAGGARGIALYEDESAKDGGEAEERGRILISLMYSTQLNRLLVGVVRCVHLAAMDANGYSDPYVKIILKPDMGKKGKCKTQIKKRTLNPEFNEEFSFDIKHGELAKKTLDVSVWDYDIGKSNDYIGGCQLGITAKGERLKHWYECLKNKDKKIERWHTLLNENHTASD; this is encoded by the exons ATGCAAGCCAG TGTTAAAGACCA GGGCAACTGGACCATGCAGCCAGGCCCCGCCCCTGGATCTGCTCCAGAACTGActgatgaagaaaaagaaatcataaaTGGCGTGATTGCACGAGCGGAGAAAATGGAGGCCATGGAGCAAGAAAGGATTGG GCGCTTGATAAACCGCTTGGATGACATGAAGAAGACGGTGTGTGGGGATGGGCTGTCTCGCTGCGTCCTTTGTGGGGAACAGCTGGGAACACCTGGGGTCAGCTCAGTGGTGTGTGAGGACTGCAAAAAG AACATGTGTACCAAATGTGGTACTCAGTGCGGCAGCAAGCCCCGTGCCGTGTGGCTTTGCAAGATCTGTAGAGAACAACGTGAG GTATGGAAGAGGTCCGGTGCCTGGTTCTTTAAAGGATTCCCCAAACAATTCCTTCCTGCACCCATGACATTATCCAAAACGAAAGACCAAGAGTCCTCTAAACCCCGGGAGCAGACAACTCTGCAACAAAAACCCG GTCAAAGTCAGAATCCTCCACCGACCAACCAGGTTTCAG GAGCAGAACTGAAGGGCCGCGCTGGTTACCCACCTGTGGCCCCTAAACCATCAGTTCCTCGTGCGGCCACGGGCCACGCTAGCCTCGATGAGGGGGACCAGGGAAGCCCAATGGTAATGAAGAGAATGGTGCCTGTTCAAAGCTCCAGACCGCAGCCCGTTGTGGCGCCCTCCATGACTCCGCAGG gtcagcCGGGACGCGAAGGAGCTGCTTACTCTTCTGGCGCAGTCCCTCCAGAGCCGAGAGCACCTCCTGCTATACAAGAGGACAGAAGGCAGCCCGCTGTTTACAGTGCTCCTCCTGCCCGACATCAAGCTCCCCCTGCagcggaagaggaggaggccaATGACTATGACTCTGATGAAGCGA CCACTCTGGGCTCTCTAGAATTCAGTTTGATGTATGACCAGGAAAGCAACAGCCTTCATTGTAGCATTCTGAAAGCAAAG GGCTTGAAACCAATGGATTCTAATGGATTGGCAGATCCGTATGTGAAGCTTCATCTGCTTCCAGGGGCTAGCAAG TCAACAAAGTTGCGCACAAAGACCTTGAGAAACACCCGCAACCCAGCATGGAACGAGACTCTCACCTATCACGGTCTGACAGATGATGACATGCAACGGAAGACCCTCAG GCTGTCTGTTTGTGATGAGGACAAGTTTGGGCACAACGAGTTCATTGGAGAGACTCGAGTGGCACTGAAGAAGCTGAAATTGAACCAGAAGAAAAATTTTAACGTCTGTCTAGAGAGAGTTGTTCCG aCCAAGAGAACAGCAACAGCTGGTGGAGCTCGGGGAATTGCTCTCTATGAAGATGAG TCAGCAAAAGATGGCGGTGAAGCAGAGGAACGTGGTCGTATTCTTATCTCCCTCATGTACAGCACGCAGCTGAACCGCCTCCTTGTAGGTGTGGTACGTTGTGTTCATTTAGCTGCTATGGATGCCAATGGATATTCTGACCCGTATGTCAAAAT AATTCTGAAACCTGACATGGGGAAGAAGGGAAAGTGCAAAACTCAGATCAAGAAGAGGACACTAAACCCAGAATTTAATGAG GAATTCagctttgatattaaacacggTGAACTGGCTAAGAAGACTTTAGATGTTTCGGTGTGGGACTATGATATTGGGAAGTCTAATGACTATATtg GGGGCTGCCAGCTTGGCATCACCGCCAAAGGAGAGAGGCTAAAACACTGGTATGAGTGTTTGAAGAACAAAGACAAGAAGATCGAGCGCTGGCACACCTTGTTGAATGAGAATCACACCGCCAGTGATTAA